The genomic interval CACAAGCGCTGCGATCAAAGCCGCGTACGGCGCCAGCGCTGCATCCGAGCCGCATAAGTACGTCGATGGCGCGGAATACATCACGATCTGGACCGTCGGCGCCCCCGCCAACGCCACCACCTTCGTGCAAGACCCCGCCGCCCGCGGCGTCCGCTACGAGACGGACGCGCAAGGCGTGGTGACCGCAGTGCACGCGGGTGGGCCGAGCATTCAGAATGTTGAGGGGTGTTTGTAGGCGCTCTAGTCACACGGCTTCACCAAGCGCACATTCGCCCGGTGAAGCGGCTAGCAAAAACCGAAGAGACGCTCGGGCGCGCCCGAAAACTGCGCCGTGAGATGAGCGATGAAGAGCGCATCCTTTGGATGCTGCTGCGAGACCGTCGCTTCGCCGGCTTCAAGTTTCGACGTCAAGTCCCGCTGGGCGACTACGTAGCGGACTTCGCTTGCTTCGAGCGAAAGCTAATCGTCGAACTCGATGGCTCCCAGCACGCGGCGCCTGAGCAAGCGGCGTTTGATGCGAAGCGCACTGAAACGCTTCACGCCGCGGGCTTTCGTGTCTTGCGCATTTGGACGAGCGAACTCTTCGGCGAACGCGAACGAACGATGGAAACGATCCTCAACGCACTCCACGGCAGGGCGTGAACGGTCTTCTCCCCTTGTGGGAGAAGACAGACCGGAGCGAAGCGGAGGTCAGATGAGGGGAGCCGGCGCCAGCGCTTCCAACTCAAGCGCCCTTACCCTCACCTGCGTTTGCTCTCGCAAACGCTGTCCTCTCCCACAAGGGGAGAGGACCTAAGCCGCCGTCGCGAGGATTTCCTTCACGCGGCCGACGAGCTGCTCCATCGTCACCGGCTTGCTCATGTAGTGCACCGGGTATTGCTCCAGCATGTGGCTGAAGCTTTCCGGCGCGTAGCCTGACAAGAACAGCACCTTGGCGTTGCCGATGTATGCGGGGTCCGCTTCCTGCAGCATCTCGGGGCCGGTCATGATCGGCATCGAGACGTCGGAGATGATGATGTCGTACGCGCCCGGATTGCGCGACATCACTTCAAGCGCCTCTTCGCCGTTCTCGGCTTCCTCGACCTCGTAGCCGCACTCCTTGAGATTGCGCGCGATCGAGCGCCGCACCGCGGTCTGATCTTCCACGAACAGAATCTTGCCGCGGCCCGCCACATCCTTCGTCGCCGGCTTCAGCAGCGCGCGTTCTTTTGCGGAGATTTCGTCGAGCTCTTCCTGTGTCGGGATGTATTCCGGCAGGAAGATGCGGAACGTGGTGCCGACGCCCAGCTTCGACGTGAAGAAGATGTAGCCGCCGGATTGCTTGATGATGCCGTAGCTGGTGGCGAGACCAAGCCCGGTGCCTTTGCCGGCCTCCTTGGTCGAGTGATACGGGCGGAAGATCTTCGCCGCATGCTCGGGCTTGATGCCGCCGCCGGTGTCTTCCACTTCGATCAAAGTGTACTTACCGTCCTCGATCGGATTGTGCCCCAGCCCACGCGCCGCTTCCGCCGTGATCACCGAGGTGCGCACCGTGAGCTTGCCGTCGCGCGGCATCGGCGACCCGGCCGGCGTCATCGCATCGCGCGCATTGGTGGCGAGATTGATCAGCACGCGCTCAAGCTGCGTCTTGTCCACCTTCACGAACGGCAGATCGCGTCCGTGGCGAATTTCGTACGGGATCGACGCGCCCATGATGCGGCGGATCAGTTCCTGCTTCGAGCCGATGAAGTCGCCCACATCGAACACTTCGCGCGCGAACGTTTGCTGACGCGCATAGGCGCGCAGCATTTCTGAGAGCTCCTTCGCGGTCACAGCGTGGTCGGAAATCTCGCGCAGCATCGGATAGTCCGCATCGCCCACCGGGTGGCGGCGCAGCAGCGTCGAGCACGTCTGCATCACGACCGTCAGCAGGTTGTTGAAGTCGTGCGCGACGCCCGCGGCCAGTTCGCCGATTTCACGCATCTTCTCAGACTGCGCCAACCGCGTCTCAAGTTCGCGCTGCTGCGAGACGTTCAGCACATACGCAATGCCGCGCCCTTCAGGCGAGCGCGCGAAATGGACGTGCACCGCTGTCGGCGGCGTGGTGGCGAGCGTGATCTCGATCGGATCGTTCATCGCCTGGCGCAGACGATGCGCCAACGCACTCGGCCCTTCCGACGCGTCGAACAAATCCGCGAACGGCGCGCTCGGCGTCGCGCGGCCTTGCGTCATTTCCATCAGCGCCGCGTTGGAATCCAGCACCGCAGCCGACGCTGGATCAATGCCATCGAGCACAGCCATCCCGAACGGCGCATTGGCGAACACGCCGCCATCGGCGTTGGTCATGTCCGTGCGCACCACCGCCGGCGTTTCCGGCGCTTCCGCGTCGGAGAAGAACACCAAAGTCCGCGCCGCACCGTCAACGTCATCCGCCGGCCAGAACGACAGCACTGACGCTTGCGTCTCGTGGCCATCAATCCCCTTCAGCGTGATCCGCGAGCGCGACGGCCCGAACCCACGCCGGTCACGCCGCACCAAGCGCGACGCATCTTCCTTCACGAAGTCCTTGACCCGCAGCAGCGAAGGATCGTCGCCTAGGCCAAGCACCGCGCGCAGCGAGCGGTTCATATAAACAATCGTGCCATCCGCGCGCGCCGCGAAGAAGCCAACCGGTGAATCATCCAAGAAGAGTTGACGCCCCTCTTCAGCCTGTCCGCTCTGCTCGCTCGCCGCGCCCATTTCGCGCAAACGCCACAGCACGTAACCGCCCGGCATCGGACCAACGCACGCTTCGTAGCGCGCGTGTCTGCCGCTGAGCGCGCCGGTCGCCGGCAATTCCTCGCGCCGCGCCTGCCCGAGCTGTGCCGCCTTCGACAGCCGGAACATCGGCGCCGACAGCATTGGGTCCGCGCCGAACAAGCGGCTCAGCATCGGCGGTCGATCGCTATCGCCCAGCACGCCCGTGGCGTGCGCGATTTCGAGATAGGCCTGGTTGCCGACTAGAGGAGACAAGCTCGCGTCGGTGATCAGCGCCGCCTCATCCAGCGCTTCGATCAACGCGAACTCACGATTGCCGCTATGCAGCGCCGACGCCGCGATCGCGCCGCGCTCCGGAAACGCGCCGTGCTTGCGCCCAGCGCCGCGCGACATCCAAAAGAACAGCACCATGCCCGCGGCCGCCAGCAGCACCAGCAACACCGCGCCGGCTTGCCCAACGCTCGGCCCCGCCGTGATCGCAATACCCGCCGCGGCGACGCCAACTGTCACCGAGATCCAGAACAGGATCTGCAGCGGAT from Terricaulis silvestris carries:
- a CDS encoding endonuclease domain-containing protein, translated to MKRLAKTEETLGRARKLRREMSDEERILWMLLRDRRFAGFKFRRQVPLGDYVADFACFERKLIVELDGSQHAAPEQAAFDAKRTETLHAAGFRVLRIWTSELFGERERTMETILNALHGRA
- a CDS encoding hybrid sensor histidine kinase/response regulator codes for the protein MTDHAELPPPRSGGRLDPLQILFWISVTVGVAAAGIAITAGPSVGQAGAVLLVLLAAAGMVLFFWMSRGAGRKHGAFPERGAIAASALHSGNREFALIEALDEAALITDASLSPLVGNQAYLEIAHATGVLGDSDRPPMLSRLFGADPMLSAPMFRLSKAAQLGQARREELPATGALSGRHARYEACVGPMPGGYVLWRLREMGAASEQSGQAEEGRQLFLDDSPVGFFAARADGTIVYMNRSLRAVLGLGDDPSLLRVKDFVKEDASRLVRRDRRGFGPSRSRITLKGIDGHETQASVLSFWPADDVDGAARTLVFFSDAEAPETPAVVRTDMTNADGGVFANAPFGMAVLDGIDPASAAVLDSNAALMEMTQGRATPSAPFADLFDASEGPSALAHRLRQAMNDPIEITLATTPPTAVHVHFARSPEGRGIAYVLNVSQQRELETRLAQSEKMREIGELAAGVAHDFNNLLTVVMQTCSTLLRRHPVGDADYPMLREISDHAVTAKELSEMLRAYARQQTFAREVFDVGDFIGSKQELIRRIMGASIPYEIRHGRDLPFVKVDKTQLERVLINLATNARDAMTPAGSPMPRDGKLTVRTSVITAEAARGLGHNPIEDGKYTLIEVEDTGGGIKPEHAAKIFRPYHSTKEAGKGTGLGLATSYGIIKQSGGYIFFTSKLGVGTTFRIFLPEYIPTQEELDEISAKERALLKPATKDVAGRGKILFVEDQTAVRRSIARNLKECGYEVEEAENGEEALEVMSRNPGAYDIIISDVSMPIMTGPEMLQEADPAYIGNAKVLFLSGYAPESFSHMLEQYPVHYMSKPVTMEQLVGRVKEILATAA